The following is a genomic window from Burkholderia cepacia ATCC 25416.
TTCCGACCACGCTTCCAGCGCGGCACGGCGTTCGACGAGTTCGTCGTAAGAGGTCGGCAGTTGCCAGATCCGGCTGACGCGGTTGCCCGAGTCGGGCGACACGAACGTCATCTTCTCGACGTTCTCGTCACGCGCCTGGTAGTCGTACAGGCTCGCGTAGCTGCGGATCGAATTGCGGAATGCCGCATGCGCGGTCACGTCGCCGACCGGCTGGCCGTTCAGGTAGACCTGCCGCCCGTCGCGCAGCGACGCGATGTGCTGGGTCCCGTTCTTGATCATGATGTCCTCCTGGGTGGAATGAAACGTGGATTGCATTCAGGCAGACGGCGCGTGCATGCCGTCGAGCGTGCGATAGCGGCCGCCGAAGAAGATCAGCGGGCGCCCTTCCGAGCGCGCGCGGTGCCGCGTCACGCGGCCGACGAAGATCACGTGATCGCCGCCGTCGTACTGCGCGTAGGGCTCGCATTCGAACGTCGCGAGCGCGTCGGGCAGCAGCACCGCGCCGTCGTCATCGGCCGCGCCGGCACGCCAGCCCCACTTGTCGCCGTTCGCTTTCGCGAAGCAGTTCGACAGATGCTGTTGCGTCTCGTCGAGCACATTGACCGCATAGCCGCCCGCGCCGGCCAGGTCGCCGAGGCTCAGGCTCCGACGGTCGACCGAAAACAGGATCAGCGGCGGGTCCAGCGACACCGAATTGAACGACGCGACCGTGATACCGATCGGCGCCCCCTCCTTGCGCGGGGCGGTAATCACCGCGACGCCCGTCGCGAACATCGACAGCGCGGCGCGAAAGCGCCGCTGCGCGTCGGCACCCGCACCGGTTCCGGCATGGTTCTCGCTCATCTCGTCCTCCTTGGGTTGCATCGCCTGATTCCGCTGCGGAATCAGGCCCAACAAAGCACCGTTACTTAGCTTTGTTATTTAGCTTTTATTAAATGTAAACACAAAGGCGGGTTCAAGTTGTCGTAAACCCTGACCTAGAAAGCTTTGTTTGAAAGACAACCCTACTGGCGGGATGGGTGTTGCGCGGCGCCCGCGAATGTCCACGTACACTGCGGCTACCCTGTTCCGCGGTGCTTTCGCGCACCGCGGGAGACACCGCTTTCCGGAGCCGCATCGATGCAATCCCGTCCGATCTACATGGACTACAGCGCGACGACGCCCGTCGATCCGCGCGTGGTCGACAAAATGGTGCCGTTCCTGCACGAGCAGTTCGGCAACCCGGCTTCACGCAGCCACAGCTATGGCTGGGATGCCGAGCAGGCGGTCGAGGAGGCGCGCGCGCACGTCGCCGCGCTGCTCGGCGCCGATCCGCGCGAAATCGTGTGGACCTCCGGCGCGACCGAGGGCAACAACCTCGCGATCAAGGGCGCCGCGCACTTCTACCAGGGCAAGGGCAGGCATCTCGTCACGGTGAAGACCGAGCACAAGGCCGTGCTCGATACGTGCCGCGAGCTCGAACGCCAGGGCTTCGACGTCACGTACCTCGACGTGCGGGAAGACGGCCTGCTCGATCTCGACACGGTGCGGCAGGCGCTGCGCGCCGACACGATCCTGGTGTCGGTGATGCTCGCGAACAATGAAACGGGCGTGATCCAGC
Proteins encoded in this region:
- a CDS encoding flavin reductase family protein; the encoded protein is MQPKEDEMSENHAGTGAGADAQRRFRAALSMFATGVAVITAPRKEGAPIGITVASFNSVSLDPPLILFSVDRRSLSLGDLAGAGGYAVNVLDETQQHLSNCFAKANGDKWGWRAGAADDDGAVLLPDALATFECEPYAQYDGGDHVIFVGRVTRHRARSEGRPLIFFGGRYRTLDGMHAPSA